CGCCGAGCTGATCATCGCCGGCGGCCAGGAGAACATGTCTGCCTCACCCCACGTGCTGCCCAACTCACGCAACGGCCAGCGCATGGGCGACTGGAAGGCAGTGGACAGCATGGTCCACGACGGCCTGTGGGACGCCTTCAACAACTACCACATGGGTATCACCGCCGAGAACCTGGCCGAGAAGTACGGCATCACCCGCGAGCAGATGGACGAGTTCGCCGCCGGCTCCCAGCAGAAGGCCGCCGCCGCCATCAGCGCGGGCAAGTTCAAGGGGCAGATCGTCCCGGTCGAGATTCCCCAGCGCAAGGGCGACCCGGTGATCTTCGACACCGATGAGGGCCCGCGCAACGTGACCGCCGAGAAGCTCGCCGGCATGCGCCCGGCGTTCAAGAAGGATGGCACCATCACCGCCGGCAACGCCTCCTCCATCAACGATGGCGCCGCCGTGGTCATGCTCTGCTCCGCCGAGAAGGCCAAGGCGCTGGGCCTCGAGCCGCTAGCGCGCATCACGGCCTACGCCAACGCCGGCGTCGACCCGACGATCATGGGCATCGGCCCGGCCCCGGCGACCCGTCGCTGCCTGGAGAAGGCCGGCTGGAGCCTGGACGACCTGGACCTGGTCGAGGCCAACGAGGCCTTCGCCGCCCAGGCGCTCTCCGTCAACAAGGAGCTGGGCTGGGATGCCAGCAAGATCAACGTCAACGGCGGTGCCATCGCCATCGGTCACCCCATCGGTGCCTCCGGCTGCCGCATCCTGGTGACGCTGGTCCACGAGATGATCGCCCGCGACGCCAAGAAGGGCCTGGCGACCCTGTGCATCGGCGGCGGCCAGGGCGTGGCACTCGCCATCGAACGGTAACGCGCTGCGCGCGAGCTGTAAGCTGTAAGCTGTAAGCTGTAAGCTGTAAGCTGTAAGCTGTAAGCACAATGAAATAAGCCCTTGCGGACGAGTTCCACAAGGGCTTTTCTTTCGTTTGCTACCCCATTGAAAAACCCTCCACGGTTGGACCATGGAGGGTTTTCTTACGGCTTACAGCTTAAGGCTTCAAGCTTTATAGCTCGGGCTCGGCGACCGCTTCGGCCTCGAACGCCGCCTTCTCCTCCGGAGTGATCTCCTTGATGGTGAGCTTCACCCGGTTGCGGTTGTCGATATCGAGCACCTTGACGATGGGCTCATCGCCCTCGTTGAGGAAGTCGCGCACGTCGTTGACCCGTTCCGGCACGATCTGGGAGATATGCACCAGCCCGTCGGTACCCGGCATGATGTTGACGAAGGCGCCGAAGTCGGCGATGCGCACCACCTTGCCGCGGTAGAGCTTGCCGATCTCGGGCTCGGCGGTGATCGCCAGCACGGTGTCGATGGCCGCCTTGGCCGCCGACTTGTCCTCGGCGTAGATGCGCACGGTGCCGTCGTCGTCCAGGTCGATGGAGGCGCCGGTGTCCTCGCAGATCTTGCGGATGGTGGCGCCGCCCTTGCCGATGACATCGCGGATCTTGTCCGGGGCGATCTTGATGGTCGCCATGGCGGGGGCGTTCTCGGAGACCTCGGCGCGGCTCTGGGCGATCACCGCATTCATCTGCTCGAGGATCTGCTGGCGGGCGTCGTAGGCCTGCTGCAACGCCTGCTCCATGATCTCCTCGTTGATGCCCTCGATCTTGATGTCCATCTGCAGGGCGGTGACACCCTCGGTGCTGCCGGCCACCTTGAAGTCCATGTCGCCGAGGTGATCCTCGTCGCCGAGGATATCGGTGAGCACGGCGAAGCCGTCGGCATCCTTGACCAGGCCCATGGCGATGCCCGCCACCGGGGCCTTCATCGGCACGCCGGCATCCATCAGGGCCAGCGAGGAGCCACACACGGACGCCATGGAGCTGGAGCCGTTGGACTCGGTGATCTCGGAGACCACGCGGATGGTGTAGGGGAAGTCCGCCTCGTCGGGCAGCATCGCCTGCACACCGCGACGTGCCAGGCGTCCGTGACCGATCTCGCGACGCTTGGGCCCGCCCATGAAGCCGGCCTCGCCCACGCTGTAGGGAGGAAAGTTGTAGTGCAGCAGGAAGCGATCCTTGCGCTCGCCCTCCAGCGACTCGATCAGCTGGGAGTCGCGCAGGGTGCCCAGGGTCGCCACCACGATGGCCTGGGTCTCGCCGCGGGTGAAGATCGCCGAACCGTGGGTCTTGGGCAGGCTGCCAACCTCGATATCCAGCGGGCGCACGGTCTTGTGGTCGCGGCCGTCGATGCGCGGCTCACCCTTGACCACGCGCGCACGCACCACACGCTTCTCCAGGCCCGAGAAGGCGCCCTTCACCTCATCGCTGTCGAACTTGCCCTCGCCCTCGCCGGCGAGCTGCTCGACCGCCTCGGCCTTGAGGGCGGAGAGGGCGTCCTGGCGCTGCATCTTGTCGGTGATGCGATAGGCCTCGCCCACGCGGGCCTCAAAAGCCTCGGCCACGGCGGCCTTGAGCGCGGCATTCTCCGCCGGCGGCTGCCAGCCCCACTTCGGCTTGCCCGCCTCGGCGACCAGCTCGTTGATCGCCTGGATCGCGACCTGCATCTCCATATGGCCGTAGAGCACCGCGCCGAGCATCTCGTCCTCGAGCAGCTCATCAGCCTCGGACTCCACCATCAGCACCGCCTTCTCGGTACCGGCAACGACCATATCAAGCTCGGAGGTGGCGAGCTCCTCGACAGTGGGGTTGAGGAAGTAGCCCTTCTCTTCGTCGAAGCCGACGCGGGCCGCCCCGATGGGACCGTTGAAGGGTACGCCGGAGATGGCCAGGGCCGCAGAGGTACCCAGCAGCGCCGCGATATCCGGGTCATGGTTGCGGTCGGTAGAGAGCACGGTACAGACGACCTGCACCTCGTTCATGAAGCCCTTGGGGAAGAGCGGGCGGATCGGGCGGTCGATCAGCCGCGAGGTCAGGGTCTCCTTCTCGGTGGGACGCCCCTCGCGCTTGAAGAAGCCGCCGGGAATCTTGCCGACCGCGTAGGTCTTCTCCTGATAGTGGACGGAGAGCGGGAAGAACGGCTGGGCCGGATTGGCCTCCTTCCTGGCAACCACGGTGCACAGCACCACGGTATCGTCCATGGTGACCATCACGGCACCGGTGGCCTGGCGGGCGATACGCCCGGTTTCCAGGGTGACGGTGCTGCGACCGTACTGAAATGTCTTCTTGACCGGATTCACGGCGACTTCCTTCATATCTACTTTTCTGTGTTTGGGTCGTTTCGACTCGCCGACCATTTTAGGGGTTGACGCGCCCCGCGGCCACCGGATAGCAAGATTTCCGCCCTATACACGCAAAACGGGCAGCCCGAAGGCTGCCCGTTTTGACGTCTGCGTCAGAAAGAAAAGGAGGAATTCGCGTCACGAGCGACGAGAGGCTGGTCGCCGCCGGAGCGCAGGAACCGGAATGTAGCCTGCTACATGAGGATTCCGAGCACCGCCGGCGGCCAGGATATCGAGCGCAGTAGCGAATTACCCTTTTCTTTAGCGACGCAGGCCGAGACGCTGAATCAGTGCCTGATAGCGCTCGAAGTCCTTGCGCTTCAGGTAGTCCAGCAGCTTGCGGCGCTGGTTGACCATGCGGATCAGACCACGACGGGAGTGGTGATCCTGCTTGTTGGTCTTGAAGTGGTCCTGCAGGCCATCGATGTTGGCGCTCAGCAGGGCAACCTGCACTTCGGGGGAACCGGTATCGTTGTCGCCACGACCGAATTCGTTGACGATTGAGGCCTTCTGTTCGGCGGTAAGTGCCATCTGTCTCTCCAGTAAGCAATATGCCTGAATGATGAATGTAGGAGACCACGCATATTTGCAGTCTCGGCGTTGCTCCCTAGTCGGCCGCAGTACTCAGCAGCCGTTTCGGCGCCACCTCCTGTGGCGTCGTTACCGCGCCGAGGCCCAGGAAGGCCCCGTCGCAGTAGAGTCTTGCCGTCTCGCCGGCGGCGATGCCGCTGGCATCCACCCGGGCCGACTGACCCTGGGTCAGCCGCCGGGCCGCCGCGGCCTCGACCTCGAGGCGGGGCAGATGCGCTGCCAGGATGTCCACCGGTAGCAGCGTCGCTTCCCGGGCGGCCTGGTCGGGCAGTGCCGCCAACGCCTCGAGGGTCAGCATGCCCTCGGCGCCGAAGGGGCCGGTGGCCAGGCGACGCAGCACACTGATATGCGCGCCAGTGCCCAGGGCGCGGCCGATATCCTCGGCCAGGGTGCGCACGTAGGTTCCCTTGCTGACCGCCACTTCCAGCTCGAAGGCACTGCCCTCGAAGGCAATGAGCCGCGCATCATACACCGTCACGCGCCGTGCTGCACGCTCGACCGACTTGCCCTCCCGCGCCAGTTCGTAGAGCTTGCGGCCCTGGTGCTTGAGCGCCGAATACATCGGCGGCACCTGCTCGATCTCGCCATGGAATCCCGCGAGAACCGCCTCCACATCGGCGACGGTCAACGCCGGCACTTCCCGCCGCTCGACCACCTCACCCTCGGCGTCGCCGGTATCGGTCACCACCCCCAGTTCCACCCGGGTGCGGTAGACCTTGTCGGACGCCAGCAGGTGGGCAGAAAACTTGGTCGCCTCGCCGAAGCACACCGGCAACAGCCCGGTGGCCATGGGGTCCAGGGTGCCGGTGTGGCCCGCCTTCTGGGCCTGGAACAGCCGCCGTGCCCGTTGCAGCGCATGATTGCTGGACATGCCCGCGGGCTTGTCCAGCAGCAACACCCCGTTGACCGGCAGGCCGCGACGTCGACGCGCCATCAGTCGCGCTCACCCTCGTCTTCGGCAGACGACGGCGCCTCGCCGTGACGGGCGCGGTCACGCTCCACCGCCTCGTCAATCAGCGAGGAGAGGCGCTGGCCGCGCACCACGCTCTCATCGTAGTGGAAGCGTAGCTCCGGCACGTGGCGCAGCTTGATGCGCCGGGCGATCTGCCCGCGCAGGAAGCCGGCGGC
The Halomonas sp. H10-9-1 DNA segment above includes these coding regions:
- a CDS encoding acetyl-CoA C-acetyltransferase, which translates into the protein MQEVVIVAARRTAVGSFGGSLASIPASDLGAMVIKDILASTGVAGDQVDEVLLGQVLTAGVGQNPARQAAIKAGLPETVPAMTINKVCGSGLKALHLATQAIRCGDAELIIAGGQENMSASPHVLPNSRNGQRMGDWKAVDSMVHDGLWDAFNNYHMGITAENLAEKYGITREQMDEFAAGSQQKAAAAISAGKFKGQIVPVEIPQRKGDPVIFDTDEGPRNVTAEKLAGMRPAFKKDGTITAGNASSINDGAAVVMLCSAEKAKALGLEPLARITAYANAGVDPTIMGIGPAPATRRCLEKAGWSLDDLDLVEANEAFAAQALSVNKELGWDASKINVNGGAIAIGHPIGASGCRILVTLVHEMIARDAKKGLATLCIGGGQGVALAIER
- the pnp gene encoding polyribonucleotide nucleotidyltransferase, which codes for MNPVKKTFQYGRSTVTLETGRIARQATGAVMVTMDDTVVLCTVVARKEANPAQPFFPLSVHYQEKTYAVGKIPGGFFKREGRPTEKETLTSRLIDRPIRPLFPKGFMNEVQVVCTVLSTDRNHDPDIAALLGTSAALAISGVPFNGPIGAARVGFDEEKGYFLNPTVEELATSELDMVVAGTEKAVLMVESEADELLEDEMLGAVLYGHMEMQVAIQAINELVAEAGKPKWGWQPPAENAALKAAVAEAFEARVGEAYRITDKMQRQDALSALKAEAVEQLAGEGEGKFDSDEVKGAFSGLEKRVVRARVVKGEPRIDGRDHKTVRPLDIEVGSLPKTHGSAIFTRGETQAIVVATLGTLRDSQLIESLEGERKDRFLLHYNFPPYSVGEAGFMGGPKRREIGHGRLARRGVQAMLPDEADFPYTIRVVSEITESNGSSSMASVCGSSLALMDAGVPMKAPVAGIAMGLVKDADGFAVLTDILGDEDHLGDMDFKVAGSTEGVTALQMDIKIEGINEEIMEQALQQAYDARQQILEQMNAVIAQSRAEVSENAPAMATIKIAPDKIRDVIGKGGATIRKICEDTGASIDLDDDGTVRIYAEDKSAAKAAIDTVLAITAEPEIGKLYRGKVVRIADFGAFVNIMPGTDGLVHISQIVPERVNDVRDFLNEGDEPIVKVLDIDNRNRVKLTIKEITPEEKAAFEAEAVAEPEL
- the rpsO gene encoding 30S ribosomal protein S15 is translated as MALTAEQKASIVNEFGRGDNDTGSPEVQVALLSANIDGLQDHFKTNKQDHHSRRGLIRMVNQRRKLLDYLKRKDFERYQALIQRLGLRR
- the truB gene encoding tRNA pseudouridine(55) synthase TruB, yielding MARRRRGLPVNGVLLLDKPAGMSSNHALQRARRLFQAQKAGHTGTLDPMATGLLPVCFGEATKFSAHLLASDKVYRTRVELGVVTDTGDAEGEVVERREVPALTVADVEAVLAGFHGEIEQVPPMYSALKHQGRKLYELAREGKSVERAARRVTVYDARLIAFEGSAFELEVAVSKGTYVRTLAEDIGRALGTGAHISVLRRLATGPFGAEGMLTLEALAALPDQAAREATLLPVDILAAHLPRLEVEAAAARRLTQGQSARVDASGIAAGETARLYCDGAFLGLGAVTTPQEVAPKRLLSTAAD